Genomic window (Zingiber officinale cultivar Zhangliang chromosome 2B, Zo_v1.1, whole genome shotgun sequence):
tgtttagatttttttaagaAGTAAAATAACTACTTAAATgtattcattttcttttcttgtcCACGCACCCCAGCCAACCTACCGATTTAACACAAACCGATCTATAAACTAACCAAATCTGATTGAACAGTGGATAGGAGACACCCCTTGATAATAAATCAAATTAGGACATCCTTTAATTTAAAAATCCTTCTCATTTTTGCCCTAAAATATAAAACCCTAGCTATAATTGTCAAATACTAAATATTTTAATGAAAACCTTACTTGATATTCTTGACCAATTATTTATAGGAAaaccattttttttaaagttaaattatccACAAGCTTCCTTTATCCTCAATGGAGAAAGACGCAAGTGGCATTGAGTCGCTATCGTTCACCAACTTTATATATCTTGTGGTTGGCCGGTCCATATCCATCACCTAATTTTAGCTGTCCGGCCCCAACTTCGCATGTTACccgctaattttttttaaaagtaatcaaatattgcattattttttagaaaatatataacttctacaagtttttaaaatatgaatttgttaaataataacaacaataacaagATAATAAAGTTATAAATTCTATAATGAATATTCTAAAAtggattaaatttttaaaaatattaaaaatataagggggtgtttggtttgtattttctatattattttctgtttttatttctgaaaatatgaAAAACGTGTTTGGTTTACGTTTTTCAtattcatttttaagaaaatgagaaaACGTTTTCCAAAAAAacgaaaaacgtaaaaaaattatttttttaaaaataaaaaacgtatatttttcagaaaataaaaatgagaCAAACAAAACGCaccctaaaatttttaaaaaccctCCTTTACCACAGTAATCCTATCCTTTTGTAATTAACAAAGCCTCCTTAagtattattattttctaaattttctcaTAAGATTTCGCAACCCTATCCTTTCATTCCAGTCCGGGTCAATTCATTTGCTTCCTAGTCACTTTTAATTGTGTAGTCACAATAAAGTCCTTGGCAGAGGATGGACAACAGGAAAAGCGACGTGCGACCAAATTTGCCACACGAAATCATTTCGCTTCctcttatttcatttttaattcattttgaAGCTTTTTAATATCCTTGCGTTCTGCCGTCTTGTCCTCAGTTCAATTCCGATGCCTTCGTTGCGATAGGCAGCATCAACGGCTGCCGGATCAGTATGTACAGACCAACGGCTCTCTCACTCATGTCCTTTACCTCCGGCCGTTTATggtacaaaaataataaaaaaaaacccgAGAACTTACAACCTCCTGTTTGTTATGCGATCGGCATCGGACGGTCGAAGACGAAGCTCCGGCGGACGATCAGAGACGGCTTCTTCCCTATTTTTCCTGACGGACCTGATTCGGGATCTGACGATCTACGGATCGCCGGCTTTGGACATCCGGGAGAGGCGGCTGGGGCGAGGTTGGAAGTCGGCCCTCCGGCGCTGCTGGTGGGAAGAAGGGCGGATGAGGGCGGACAGCGCGCGCTTGACCCAATCACCCTCCACCGCCCCGATACGCACCAGTGAGTTCTTCATGGCGGAACGACGGGCGTTGAGGCGGTTCGACGGCGAGGAAAAGGCAGCGGCGGTCTGGAGCTGGTTGCCCTTGTGGAGGCCACAGCGGAAGGACCCAGGGTGCGTGGTGGGGGAGCAAAGACAGGTGCGGCGGGCAGGGGAGGCGACAGCGGAACCGGAGCGCTTGTCGGCGGCGGAGAGGGAGCGGCCGGGTGAGGCGGAACGACCGAGGGAGAAACGTACCGCGGTAGCATGAGGAGGGGAGGCGCCGTAGAGATTCACGCGGGTCGGCGAAGCGCCGCGAGAGTGTTGGAAGTGGTGATCGGCGAAGAAGGCGGCGGTGGATCGGGAAGTAAAGCTGGAAGACGAGGAGGCGAAGGCGGAGGCGCCGCCACCCGGCGAGATGGATCGCCGGGAAGAGTGCACCGCTCCGCTACATCTCCTGGATGATGACGCCAGCGCGGATGGATG
Coding sequences:
- the LOC122048601 gene encoding uncharacterized protein LOC122048601; its protein translation is MPRRTGARFAQSASCRLLTLTSFSLHPSALASSSRRCSGAVHSSRRSISPGGGASAFASSSSSFTSRSTAAFFADHHFQHSRGASPTRVNLYGASPPHATAVRFSLGRSASPGRSLSAADKRSGSAVASPARRTCLCSPTTHPGSFRCGLHKGNQLQTAAAFSSPSNRLNARRSAMKNSLVRIGAVEGDWVKRALSALIRPSSHQQRRRADFQPRPSRLSRMSKAGDP